A genomic region of Rhizobium sp. NXC24 contains the following coding sequences:
- a CDS encoding glycerate kinase — protein sequence MTVSDPRAFLTSLFDAAVRAADPLTGIRAHLPAKPKGRTIVIGAGKGSAQMAAALEQCWDGPLEGLVVTRYGFATPCRHIEIIEAAHPVPDEAGLVASGRLLKLVEGLTEDDLVIALISGGGSALLPSPAGALTLADEIAVNKALLASGAPISAMNVIRKHLSTIKGGRLAASAYPAKVVSLVVSDIPGDDPALVASGPTVPGAGTRAEALDLIRLYRIELPAAVLAHIEKPEADAPRPDDPRFAANEVHVIASAGVSLEAAAKAAREAGIEAAILSDAIEGEAREAAHVHAAVAREILHRNRPFTKPIVLLSGGETTVTLTGKGKGGRNSEFLLSLAIDIDSHAGIHAMAADTDGIDGSEDNAGAFADASTVARLRKAGLVPAEMLRNNDAWSAFNAIGDLFVPGPTGTNVNDFRAILIA from the coding sequence ATGACCGTTTCCGATCCCCGCGCCTTCCTCACCTCCCTCTTCGATGCCGCCGTCCGCGCCGCCGATCCCTTGACCGGCATCCGCGCCCATCTACCGGCAAAACCGAAAGGGCGGACGATCGTCATCGGTGCCGGCAAGGGCTCGGCGCAGATGGCAGCCGCCCTGGAGCAATGCTGGGACGGACCGCTGGAAGGGCTGGTGGTGACGCGTTATGGCTTCGCCACCCCATGCCGCCACATCGAAATCATCGAAGCCGCTCATCCCGTGCCTGACGAGGCCGGCCTCGTCGCCTCCGGTCGACTGTTGAAACTGGTTGAGGGATTGACCGAGGATGACCTGGTGATTGCGCTGATCTCCGGCGGCGGTTCGGCGCTGCTGCCCTCTCCGGCGGGCGCCCTTACCCTTGCCGACGAGATCGCCGTCAACAAGGCACTGCTCGCCTCCGGCGCGCCGATTTCGGCGATGAACGTCATCCGCAAGCATCTATCGACCATCAAGGGCGGCCGCCTCGCGGCATCGGCCTATCCGGCAAAGGTCGTCTCGCTGGTGGTCTCAGACATTCCGGGCGACGATCCGGCCCTCGTCGCCTCCGGTCCGACCGTTCCCGGCGCCGGCACGCGCGCCGAAGCGCTCGACCTCATCCGCCTCTACCGCATCGAGCTGCCCGCCGCCGTTCTGGCACATATCGAAAAGCCGGAAGCTGATGCACCGCGGCCAGATGACCCGCGCTTTGCAGCCAACGAGGTGCATGTCATCGCCTCGGCCGGTGTCTCGCTGGAAGCCGCGGCCAAAGCGGCGCGCGAGGCCGGCATCGAGGCAGCGATCCTGTCCGATGCGATCGAAGGTGAAGCGCGGGAGGCAGCGCATGTACATGCCGCCGTCGCCCGCGAGATCCTGCATCGCAACCGGCCTTTCACCAAGCCGATCGTGTTGCTGTCGGGTGGTGAGACGACGGTAACGCTGACCGGCAAGGGCAAGGGCGGCCGAAACTCTGAATTTCTGCTATCGCTCGCGATCGACATCGACAGTCACGCCGGCATCCACGCCATGGCGGCCGATACCGATGGCATCGACGGCAGCGAGGACAATGCCGGCGCCTTTGCTGATGCAAGCACGGTGGCGCGGCTGCGCAAGGCTGGGCTGGTACCCGCCGAAATGCTGAGAAACAACGACGCCTGGTCGGCGTTCAACGCGATCGGTGACCTCTTCGTACCCGGACCGACGGGAACGAATGTCAATGATTTCCGAGCCATCCTGATCGCTTGA
- the ggt gene encoding gamma-glutamyltransferase, whose translation MYHFRQRIISAATIFAFGLFSITTVQAAAPQPVEAEHGMVVTAQHLATDVGVNVLKSGGNAVDAAVAVGYALAVVYPVAGNIGGGGFMTIRLKDGKTAFLDFRERAPLAATKTMYLDDKGNVVKGASTDGYLAVGVPGSVMGFETAREKYGTKSRQELMAPAIRYAKEGFTLNQADAAELNHGKKWLARDPATAAIFVKGDGKPFATGDTLIQPELGAALSSISEQGPDGFYKGSTADAIVKASHDKGGILAKEDFEQYKVRELDPVKCNYRGYEIISSPPPSSGGVIICEILNVLEGYPLSFTGYASADTVHLMVEAMRHAYVDRNSALGDPDFVDNPVSKLLDKDYAKKIRDSIDPYRAGVSKDLMPKGLGESHETTHYSIIDNDGNAVAVTYTLNGSFGAGVVAPGTGILLNNEMDDFTAKPGVPNLYGLVQGEANAVQPKKTPLSSMSPTIVAKDGKPFMVIGSPGGARIITITLEAIVNVIDFGMDIQQAIDAPRIHHQWLPDKVYTEPYTLSPDTIKLLTGMGYNVQVGGDWPVWGQAAGILVGGKSLGQIAEGGGARYNGAMDSRAGSGLAEGY comes from the coding sequence ATGTACCATTTCCGCCAGCGGATAATATCCGCGGCCACTATCTTTGCCTTCGGGCTCTTTTCCATTACTACCGTTCAAGCCGCAGCACCGCAGCCGGTCGAAGCCGAGCATGGGATGGTGGTGACTGCCCAGCATCTCGCGACCGATGTCGGCGTCAACGTACTGAAGAGCGGCGGCAACGCCGTGGATGCTGCAGTTGCGGTCGGCTATGCCTTGGCTGTGGTCTATCCGGTCGCAGGCAATATCGGCGGCGGTGGCTTCATGACCATCCGGCTGAAGGACGGCAAGACAGCCTTCCTCGATTTCCGCGAGCGCGCGCCACTCGCCGCGACCAAGACCATGTATCTCGATGACAAAGGCAATGTCGTCAAAGGCGCAAGCACGGACGGCTATCTCGCCGTCGGCGTGCCGGGTTCCGTCATGGGCTTCGAGACCGCGCGTGAGAAATATGGCACGAAATCCCGCCAGGAACTGATGGCGCCCGCAATCCGGTATGCCAAGGAAGGTTTTACCCTGAACCAGGCCGATGCCGCGGAGCTCAACCACGGCAAGAAATGGCTGGCGCGCGATCCGGCCACCGCCGCAATCTTCGTCAAAGGGGACGGCAAACCCTTCGCCACCGGCGATACATTGATCCAGCCGGAGCTTGGCGCGGCCCTCTCCAGCATTTCGGAACAAGGTCCTGATGGCTTCTATAAGGGCTCGACCGCCGATGCGATCGTCAAGGCCAGCCACGATAAGGGTGGCATCCTGGCCAAGGAGGATTTCGAGCAATACAAGGTCCGCGAACTCGACCCGGTGAAATGCAATTACCGGGGCTATGAGATCATCTCCTCACCACCGCCCTCTTCCGGCGGCGTGATCATCTGCGAGATCCTCAACGTGCTGGAAGGCTATCCGCTTTCCTTTACCGGCTACGCTTCGGCTGACACCGTGCATCTCATGGTCGAGGCCATGCGCCATGCCTACGTCGATCGCAATTCCGCGCTCGGCGATCCCGATTTCGTCGACAATCCCGTCAGCAAGCTGCTGGATAAGGACTACGCAAAGAAGATCCGCGACAGCATCGATCCCTATCGCGCCGGCGTCTCCAAGGATCTGATGCCGAAGGGCCTCGGCGAGAGCCATGAGACGACGCATTATTCGATCATCGACAATGACGGCAATGCGGTTGCCGTCACCTATACGCTGAACGGCTCCTTCGGGGCCGGCGTGGTCGCACCCGGCACCGGCATCCTGCTCAACAACGAGATGGACGACTTCACCGCCAAGCCGGGTGTACCGAACCTCTACGGTCTGGTTCAAGGCGAGGCCAACGCCGTCCAGCCGAAGAAGACACCGCTTTCCTCCATGAGCCCGACGATTGTCGCCAAGGACGGCAAGCCCTTCATGGTGATCGGCAGCCCCGGCGGCGCGCGCATCATCACCATTACGCTCGAAGCGATCGTCAACGTCATCGATTTCGGCATGGATATTCAGCAGGCGATCGACGCACCGCGGATACATCATCAGTGGCTGCCGGATAAGGTCTATACCGAGCCCTACACGCTGTCTCCCGACACGATCAAACTGCTGACCGGCATGGGCTATAATGTCCAGGTCGGCGGCGATTGGCCGGTCTGGGGTCAGGCCGCCGGCATCCTCGTCGGCGGCAAGAGCCTCGGTCAAATCGCCGAGGGAGGCGGCGCGCGCTATAACGGCGCAATGGATAGCCGCGCCGGCTCGGGCTTGGCTGAAGGGTACTGA
- a CDS encoding NmrA family NAD(P)-binding protein, which translates to MFAITAVTGKVGGTTARALISAGHRVRAVLRDRAKGAEWEKLGAEVAVATFDDADALARAFDGTEGVFVMASPNFAPDPGFPSARRDAAAQAAAIQRAQPGKVVMLSSIGGQRTSGLGLITQVHMLEEALAPLTMPVATLRPTWFMENSLWDIAPARATGEMPSYLAPLDKPYPMIATADIGAIAARTMAENWTDRRVIEIEGPKRYSQIEIATLIGQAIGRPVVAKPVPRAEWEERFRAQGAAWPEPRIEMIENFNSGWIDFEPAGVNEHVVAPRPFETVLAELAKIA; encoded by the coding sequence ATGTTTGCAATCACTGCCGTCACTGGCAAGGTCGGTGGTACGACCGCACGCGCGCTCATTAGCGCTGGGCATAGGGTCCGGGCCGTCCTTCGCGATCGGGCGAAGGGCGCGGAATGGGAAAAGCTCGGCGCTGAAGTCGCCGTCGCCACCTTCGATGATGCCGATGCGCTGGCGCGAGCTTTCGACGGTACCGAAGGCGTCTTCGTCATGGCCTCGCCGAATTTCGCGCCCGATCCGGGCTTCCCGAGCGCCCGCAGGGATGCGGCGGCGCAGGCGGCCGCCATCCAGCGCGCGCAGCCGGGCAAGGTCGTGATGTTGTCGTCGATCGGTGGCCAGCGTACCTCCGGCCTCGGGCTCATCACTCAGGTTCACATGCTGGAAGAGGCGCTGGCGCCACTGACCATGCCGGTTGCCACTCTGCGGCCGACCTGGTTCATGGAGAATTCATTGTGGGATATAGCGCCGGCGCGCGCGACCGGTGAAATGCCGAGCTATCTGGCACCGCTCGACAAGCCCTATCCGATGATCGCCACCGCCGATATCGGCGCCATCGCCGCCAGGACGATGGCCGAGAACTGGACCGACCGCCGGGTGATCGAGATCGAAGGGCCGAAGCGCTATAGCCAGATCGAAATCGCAACCCTGATCGGCCAGGCCATCGGTCGTCCGGTCGTTGCCAAGCCTGTCCCGCGCGCCGAGTGGGAAGAGCGTTTCAGGGCACAGGGGGCTGCCTGGCCGGAGCCGCGCATCGAGATGATCGAAAACTTCAACTCCGGCTGGATCGATTTCGAGCCAGCAGGCGTCAACGAACATGTGGTTGCGCCGAGGCCCTTTGAAACTGTCCTGGCCGAACTCGCCAAGATCGCCTGA
- a CDS encoding MFS transporter: MSDQIFQAAPTRRAVPNFRVIALIVASAMFMEQLDATVLATALPTMARDFGVSAPAMSISLTSYLLSLAIFIPASGAIADRFGSRTVFRSAIAVFVVGSLLCAQAPNLFFLVIARLLQGLGGAMMLPVGRLVLMRSVARKDMVNAMSWLLIPALVGPILGPPVGGMFVTYLDWRWIFYINVPIGVIGFILVSMFIEEVKGPRNGRFDLSGFILSGISLGSLLFGFEMSSREGEGFLAVFLISIGLLFGIAYLRHARKHPSPIMDFSLMKVPTFRTSVIAGSLTRISQGAHPFLIPLMLQLGFGLSAATAGQIAIATALGSMAMKPFQVRILRTLGFRTALIVFGLIGTLGYGMCAIFQPNWPLPVIFVILFFCGFFMSFQFTAYNTIAYDEIERDRMSIATSFYSTFQQLMLSLGICVAALALHGSMQFGGHAKAEMIDFSVAFIVVTAIALLAVIWNASFSRTAGTEISGHRKKSPEDSLGGH; encoded by the coding sequence ATGTCGGACCAGATTTTCCAGGCCGCCCCAACCCGGCGGGCCGTACCTAATTTTCGTGTAATCGCGCTTATCGTAGCAAGCGCCATGTTCATGGAGCAGCTTGACGCGACCGTGCTCGCCACAGCGCTGCCGACCATGGCGAGAGACTTCGGCGTCAGCGCGCCAGCGATGAGTATTTCGCTCACGTCCTATCTGCTCAGCCTCGCGATCTTCATTCCCGCCAGCGGCGCCATTGCAGACCGCTTCGGATCGCGCACCGTCTTCCGATCCGCCATCGCGGTTTTCGTTGTCGGCTCGCTTCTGTGCGCGCAGGCGCCGAACCTGTTCTTCCTCGTGATCGCGCGATTGCTGCAGGGTCTCGGCGGCGCGATGATGCTCCCGGTCGGACGTCTCGTATTGATGCGCAGCGTCGCTCGCAAGGACATGGTCAACGCCATGTCCTGGCTGCTAATCCCGGCGCTTGTCGGTCCAATTCTCGGCCCGCCCGTCGGCGGCATGTTCGTGACCTATCTCGACTGGCGCTGGATCTTCTACATCAACGTGCCGATCGGCGTTATCGGCTTTATCCTGGTGTCGATGTTCATCGAAGAGGTAAAAGGGCCGCGCAATGGCCGCTTCGACCTTTCCGGCTTCATCCTGTCAGGCATCTCGCTTGGCTCGCTGCTCTTCGGTTTCGAAATGTCGAGCCGCGAAGGCGAAGGCTTTCTGGCCGTCTTCCTGATCTCGATTGGCCTACTGTTCGGCATCGCCTATCTGCGACATGCCCGCAAGCATCCGTCGCCGATCATGGATTTCTCGCTGATGAAGGTGCCGACTTTCCGCACCTCGGTCATCGCCGGCTCGCTGACGCGCATCAGCCAGGGCGCCCATCCCTTCCTTATCCCGCTGATGCTGCAGCTCGGCTTCGGTCTTTCGGCCGCTACAGCCGGCCAGATCGCCATTGCGACCGCGCTCGGCTCCATGGCCATGAAGCCTTTTCAGGTCCGCATCCTGCGCACGCTCGGCTTCCGCACCGCCCTTATCGTCTTCGGTCTGATTGGCACGCTCGGCTATGGAATGTGCGCCATTTTCCAGCCGAATTGGCCGTTGCCTGTCATCTTCGTGATCCTGTTCTTCTGCGGCTTCTTCATGTCGTTCCAGTTCACGGCCTACAACACGATCGCTTATGACGAGATCGAACGTGACCGGATGAGCATCGCGACCAGCTTTTATTCGACCTTCCAGCAGTTGATGCTCTCGCTCGGCATCTGCGTCGCCGCTCTTGCCCTGCATGGCTCGATGCAGTTCGGCGGCCATGCGAAGGCCGAGATGATCGACTTCTCCGTCGCCTTCATCGTCGTCACGGCCATTGCGCTGCTCGCGGTGATCTGGAACGCCAGCTTTTCGCGCACCGCCGGCACGGAGATCAGTGGCCACCGCAAGAAATCGCCCGAGGATTCACTCGGGGGACACTGA
- a CDS encoding cold-shock protein, producing the protein MSTGTVKWFNATKGFGFIQPDDGATDVFVHISAVERAGMSTLRDGQKISYELVKDKRSGKMSADQLESL; encoded by the coding sequence ATGAGCACAGGTACTGTAAAGTGGTTCAATGCTACCAAGGGTTTTGGTTTCATTCAGCCTGATGACGGCGCGACGGACGTCTTCGTGCATATTTCCGCGGTTGAACGCGCTGGAATGAGCACTCTTCGTGACGGCCAGAAGATTTCCTACGAGCTTGTCAAGGACAAGCGCTCGGGCAAGATGTCGGCTGACCAGCTCGAATCCCTGTAA
- a CDS encoding VOC family protein, which yields MVAGIHHITLITRKVQANVDFYAGFLGLRLVKRTGGFEDATQLHLIYGDAIGSPGSLVTFLVWEDGSPGRPGVGQVGEISLAIDPMSIGFWLTRALSAGLKPEGPSEEFGEPVLRLKDPDGVVIKLVGVGELQSAAPWASDKIPPEHAIRRIRGATLFSETPEETQKLLLEHFGYRLQAVDGAISRLISEPGDIIDIRDARGFWASAPGTGTVDHVAFRASDDAELQAVRTALQAINSWPTAMHDRKYFRSLYVREPGRILFELATDAPGMLIDEDEATLGTRLFAPDDKPERLAELSVILPQFSMPGEPRVIYRDLPFVHRFFTPEEPDGTVFILLHGSGASETSLMPIAHKIDPRATLLGVRGRALEEGSPRWFRRITPFSFDQADIASEAEAFAAFIDGAIRAYDLDPERIVYIGYSNGANLINAMLSLQPHLIRRAVLLRSMAALTDPPPADMSNADVLIIAGEKDDYGHHAQPLAERLNAGGATMNQQTIPYGHELTDADVPIIQAWLKRSN from the coding sequence ATGGTCGCCGGCATTCACCACATCACGCTCATCACTCGCAAGGTGCAGGCGAATGTCGATTTCTACGCCGGCTTTCTCGGCCTACGGCTGGTCAAACGCACCGGCGGCTTCGAAGACGCCACGCAGTTGCACCTCATCTATGGCGACGCGATCGGATCGCCGGGCTCGCTGGTGACCTTCCTTGTCTGGGAGGACGGCTCTCCGGGACGTCCCGGCGTCGGACAAGTCGGCGAAATCTCGCTGGCCATCGATCCCATGAGCATCGGTTTCTGGCTGACGCGCGCCTTGAGCGCAGGGCTGAAACCCGAAGGCCCTTCCGAGGAATTCGGCGAACCGGTTCTACGGCTGAAAGACCCGGATGGCGTTGTCATCAAACTTGTCGGCGTAGGTGAATTACAATCGGCCGCACCTTGGGCAAGCGACAAAATCCCGCCAGAACATGCCATCCGGCGCATTCGCGGCGCGACGCTATTCAGCGAGACGCCCGAGGAGACGCAAAAGCTTCTCTTGGAGCATTTCGGCTACCGGCTGCAAGCGGTCGATGGGGCGATCAGCCGCCTCATTTCCGAACCCGGTGATATCATCGACATCCGCGATGCCCGTGGTTTCTGGGCAAGTGCGCCGGGAACCGGCACGGTCGACCACGTGGCGTTTCGTGCCTCCGACGATGCCGAACTGCAAGCGGTGCGTACGGCGCTGCAGGCGATCAATTCCTGGCCGACAGCGATGCATGATCGCAAATATTTCCGCTCGCTCTATGTCCGGGAACCCGGCCGCATCCTGTTCGAACTCGCAACCGATGCGCCGGGCATGCTGATCGACGAAGACGAGGCAACACTCGGCACGCGCCTGTTCGCCCCCGATGACAAACCGGAACGGCTGGCGGAGCTGAGCGTGATCCTGCCGCAATTCTCAATGCCCGGCGAGCCGCGCGTCATCTATCGCGATCTGCCGTTCGTGCATCGCTTCTTCACGCCGGAGGAGCCGGACGGTACCGTCTTCATCTTGCTGCATGGCTCGGGCGCCAGCGAAACGTCACTGATGCCGATTGCCCATAAGATCGACCCGCGGGCAACGTTGCTCGGCGTGCGTGGCCGCGCGCTCGAGGAAGGCTCGCCGCGCTGGTTCCGCCGCATCACGCCCTTCTCCTTCGATCAGGCCGACATCGCCAGCGAAGCCGAAGCCTTCGCCGCCTTCATCGATGGCGCGATCCGCGCCTACGACCTCGATCCCGAGCGTATCGTCTATATCGGCTATTCGAACGGCGCGAACCTCATCAATGCCATGCTGTCGCTGCAGCCGCATCTCATCCGCCGCGCTGTGCTGCTACGCTCCATGGCCGCGCTGACCGATCCGCCGCCGGCGGACATGTCGAACGCCGATGTACTGATCATCGCTGGCGAGAAGGACGACTATGGACACCACGCGCAACCGCTCGCCGAACGGCTTAATGCCGGCGGCGCGACGATGAACCAGCAAACGATCCCCTACGGCCACGAATTGACAGACGCGGATGTGCCGATCATCCAGGCATGGTTGAAGCGCTCGAACTGA
- a CDS encoding L-fuconate dehydratase has protein sequence MTRITNLRVFDLRFPTSQSLDGSDAMNPDPDYSAAYVILDTDKPGLEGHGLTFTIGRGNDICCMAIEAMRHLVVGTELAGVLENPGKYWRHLTSDSQLRWIGPEKGAMHLATGAVVNAVWDLLAKEAGKPVWRLVAEMDAEHIADIVDYRYLTDVLTRDEAVAILKKAEAGKAERIATLEREGYACYTTSAGWLGYDDAKLRRLCQEAIDAGFNHVKMKVGRDLADDIRRLTIAREVIGPDRYLMIDANQVWEVGQAIDWVQKLAFAKPFFIEEPTSPDDVAGHRKIRQAIGPVKVATGEMCQNRIMFKQFIAEGAIDIVQIDSCRMGGLNEVLSVLLVAAKYGLPVWPHAGGVGLCEYVQHLSMIDYVAVSGTKDGRVIEYVDHLHEHFIDPCVIRDAAYMPPSLPGFSIEMKPESIAAYTFKG, from the coding sequence ATGACGCGCATCACCAACCTCCGCGTATTCGATCTGCGCTTTCCGACTTCGCAGAGCCTCGACGGCTCCGATGCGATGAATCCCGATCCGGATTATTCGGCTGCCTACGTGATCCTCGATACCGACAAGCCGGGCCTCGAAGGTCACGGCCTTACCTTTACCATCGGTCGCGGCAACGACATCTGCTGCATGGCGATCGAGGCGATGCGCCATCTGGTCGTCGGCACGGAGCTTGCCGGCGTGTTGGAAAATCCCGGCAAATACTGGCGGCATCTGACCAGCGACAGCCAGCTTCGCTGGATCGGCCCGGAGAAGGGCGCGATGCATCTGGCCACCGGCGCCGTCGTAAACGCTGTCTGGGACCTGCTCGCCAAGGAGGCTGGCAAGCCGGTCTGGCGGCTGGTGGCGGAGATGGATGCGGAGCACATTGCCGATATCGTCGATTACCGCTACCTGACCGACGTTTTAACCCGCGACGAAGCCGTCGCTATCCTGAAGAAGGCCGAGGCCGGCAAGGCGGAGCGTATCGCCACCCTGGAGCGTGAAGGTTATGCCTGCTACACGACCTCGGCCGGCTGGCTCGGCTATGATGACGCCAAGCTGCGCCGTCTTTGCCAGGAGGCAATCGATGCCGGTTTCAATCATGTGAAGATGAAGGTCGGCCGCGATCTTGCGGACGATATCCGGCGTCTCACCATCGCCCGCGAAGTGATCGGTCCCGATCGCTATTTGATGATCGATGCCAACCAGGTCTGGGAAGTGGGCCAGGCGATTGATTGGGTGCAAAAGCTCGCCTTTGCGAAGCCCTTCTTCATCGAGGAGCCGACCAGCCCCGATGATGTTGCCGGCCATCGCAAGATCCGCCAGGCGATCGGGCCGGTAAAGGTCGCGACCGGCGAGATGTGCCAGAACCGCATCATGTTCAAGCAGTTCATCGCCGAAGGCGCCATCGACATCGTGCAGATCGATTCTTGCCGCATGGGCGGGCTGAACGAAGTCCTGTCCGTGCTTCTCGTTGCCGCGAAATACGGCCTGCCTGTCTGGCCGCATGCCGGCGGCGTCGGCCTCTGCGAATATGTGCAGCACCTGTCGATGATCGACTACGTCGCCGTCTCCGGCACCAAGGATGGTCGCGTGATCGAATATGTCGACCACCTGCATGAACATTTCATCGACCCTTGCGTGATCCGCGACGCCGCCTACATGCCGCCAAGTCTGCCTGGCTTCTCGATCGAGATGAAGCCTGAGTCGATCGCCGCCTATACGTTCAAGGGGTGA
- a CDS encoding CaiB/BaiF CoA-transferase family protein: protein MVVEKELPLAGLVVVDMSQFLSGPYCTLRLMDLGARVIKIERPEGGDLSRRLYLSDSESGDSTIFHAINRSKESLAIDLKNERDIQALRKLISKADVLVQNFRPGVIERLGLDYEAAQKINPRLVYCSISGYGGEGPWVSRPGQDLLAQSRSGVMWLNGDEGQGPVPFGLAIGDMLAGAAAAQGILAALVRRGVTGEGGLVETSLLEALVDLQVEVLTVHMNSGNKLPQRSGFRSAHAYLSAPYGVYPATDGYLAIAMTPISKLADLLGMEELAPYRDDPKSWFTARDDIKALISARIATRTVDEWLAILEPADIWCAKVLNWPELLQSEGFGVLDMLQTVARDDGVSVRTTRSPVRIDGQRPKFERAAPHVGEHNAAIWEEFGLG from the coding sequence ATGGTGGTGGAGAAGGAATTGCCGCTGGCCGGCCTGGTGGTCGTGGATATGAGCCAGTTCCTGTCCGGCCCCTATTGCACCCTGAGACTGATGGATCTCGGCGCCCGGGTCATCAAGATCGAGCGGCCGGAGGGGGGCGATCTCTCGCGGCGGCTTTATCTGAGCGATAGTGAGAGCGGCGATTCGACCATTTTCCACGCGATCAACCGTTCGAAGGAAAGCCTGGCGATCGACTTGAAAAACGAGCGCGACATACAGGCGCTGCGCAAGCTGATCTCCAAGGCCGACGTCCTGGTACAGAATTTTCGGCCGGGGGTCATCGAGCGGCTTGGGCTGGACTATGAGGCTGCGCAGAAGATCAATCCGCGGCTCGTCTATTGCTCGATCAGCGGCTATGGCGGCGAAGGTCCTTGGGTGTCGCGTCCGGGGCAGGATTTGCTGGCGCAATCGCGCTCTGGTGTCATGTGGCTGAATGGCGATGAGGGGCAGGGGCCGGTGCCGTTCGGCTTGGCGATCGGCGATATGCTGGCGGGTGCGGCCGCCGCCCAGGGTATTCTGGCGGCGCTGGTGCGCCGCGGCGTCACCGGCGAGGGCGGGCTGGTGGAGACGAGCCTGCTGGAGGCACTGGTCGATCTGCAGGTGGAGGTGCTGACTGTCCACATGAACAGCGGCAACAAGCTGCCCCAGCGCTCCGGGTTCCGCAGTGCGCATGCCTATCTTTCCGCGCCATATGGCGTTTATCCCGCCACCGACGGCTATCTCGCCATCGCTATGACGCCGATTTCGAAGCTCGCCGACCTGCTCGGCATGGAGGAGCTCGCGCCCTACCGCGACGATCCGAAAAGCTGGTTTACGGCGCGCGACGATATAAAAGCGCTGATCTCGGCGCGCATAGCCACCCGCACCGTGGATGAATGGCTGGCCATTCTGGAACCGGCAGACATTTGGTGTGCCAAGGTGCTGAACTGGCCGGAACTGTTGCAGAGCGAGGGATTTGGCGTGCTGGACATGCTGCAGACGGTTGCCCGCGACGACGGCGTTTCTGTACGCACCACGCGCTCGCCGGTTCGTATTGACGGGCAGCGGCCAAAATTCGAACGTGCAGCCCCGCATGTCGGCGAGCATAATGCGGCGATCTGGGAAGAGTTCGGCCTCGGGTGA
- a CDS encoding carboxymuconolactone decarboxylase family protein, which translates to MTTVKLLDDAEAEAIPAVKAVFDDIRAVRKSDFVNNFWRGLANDPALLKRTWEGLKAVMMADGALDPLVREMIYIAVSTANGCTYCVHSHTAAARAKGMTDAQHGELLAVIGLAGQTNHLVTAMQIPVDPEFDVSRR; encoded by the coding sequence ATGACGACAGTCAAATTGCTCGACGATGCGGAAGCCGAGGCGATCCCGGCGGTGAAGGCCGTTTTCGATGACATCCGCGCCGTCAGAAAATCCGATTTCGTCAATAATTTCTGGCGTGGCCTCGCCAATGATCCGGCATTATTGAAGCGTACCTGGGAGGGGCTTAAGGCGGTGATGATGGCGGACGGCGCACTCGATCCGCTGGTTCGCGAGATGATCTATATCGCCGTGTCCACCGCCAACGGCTGCACCTACTGCGTTCATTCCCATACCGCCGCCGCCAGGGCAAAGGGCATGACAGACGCACAGCATGGCGAATTGCTGGCCGTCATCGGCCTTGCCGGACAGACGAACCATCTGGTGACGGCAATGCAGATCCCCGTCGATCCGGAATTTGACGTCAGCCGCCGCTGA
- a CDS encoding cupin domain-containing protein, whose product MSNDHGHDHGHHHEPVDWREHGVKIIPGNALDPNTAQTPGMNRATAINHARAGAEKIWAGTVTIHANAKTGAHHHGDLESIIYVVKGKARMRWGENLEFVAEAGPGDFIYVPPFVPHQEINASRDETLECVLVRSGQEPVVVNLDIEPVEKPEEVLWKDPIHR is encoded by the coding sequence ATGAGCAACGATCATGGACACGATCACGGCCACCACCACGAACCTGTCGATTGGCGCGAACATGGTGTCAAGATCATCCCCGGAAATGCGCTCGATCCGAATACGGCGCAGACGCCGGGCATGAACCGGGCCACCGCTATCAATCATGCCCGCGCGGGCGCCGAGAAGATCTGGGCCGGAACGGTGACGATCCACGCCAACGCCAAGACCGGCGCCCATCATCACGGCGATCTCGAAAGCATCATCTATGTCGTCAAGGGCAAGGCGCGGATGCGTTGGGGCGAAAACCTGGAATTCGTCGCCGAAGCCGGCCCCGGCGACTTCATCTACGTGCCGCCCTTCGTGCCGCATCAGGAGATCAACGCCAGCCGCGACGAAACGCTGGAATGCGTGCTTGTCCGCTCCGGACAGGAGCCCGTCGTCGTCAATCTCGATATCGAACCGGTGGAAAAGCCGGAAGAAGTGCTCTGGAAAGATCCAATCCACCGCTGA